A stretch of the Melitaea cinxia chromosome 14, ilMelCinx1.1, whole genome shotgun sequence genome encodes the following:
- the LOC123659981 gene encoding pupal cuticle protein C1B-like: protein MFKLFIFACFVALAAAKPGVLPLAYTAAYTAPVAAAYTAPVAAAYTAPVTYSAYAAYTAPVAYSAYTYASPYSAYYLRR from the exons ATGTTCAAACTT TTCATCTTCGCCTGCTTCGTCGCTCTCGCCGCCGCCAAGCCCGGAGTCCTGCCTCTGGCGTACACTGCTGCGTACACCGCCCCCGTCGCTGCTGCGTACACAGCTCCAGTGGCCGCAGCGTACACCGCTCCAGTGACTTACTCCGCGTACGCGGCTTACACCGCACCAGTGGCCTATTCCGCTTATACTTACGCGTCTCCATACTCCGCATACTACCTTCGCCGTTGA
- the LOC123659980 gene encoding pupal cuticle protein C1B-like, translating to MFKLFIFACFLALAAAKPGVLPLAYTAAYTAPVAAAYTAPVAAAYTAPVTYSAYTAYTAPVAYSAYTYASPYSAYYLRR from the exons ATGTTCAAGCTT TTCATCTTCGCCTGCTTCCTCGCTCTCGCCGCCGCCAAGCCCGGAGTCCTGCCTCTGGCGTACACTGCTGCGTACACCGCCCCCGTCGCTGCTGCGTACACAGCTCCAGTGGCCGCAGCGTACACCGCTCCAGTGACTTACTCCGCGTACACGGCTTACACCGCACCAGTGGCCTATTCCGCTTATACTTACGCGTCTCCATACTCCGCATACTACCTTCGCCGTTAA